Proteins from a single region of Urocitellus parryii isolate mUroPar1 chromosome 4, mUroPar1.hap1, whole genome shotgun sequence:
- the Rcor2 gene encoding REST corepressor 2 isoform X1 produces the protein MSREPQLKGWAGLSRETCGSGSRLYLTSLQPQWRPLQAGPRVALEESAVTTVALRRLPRPRGQPGGVMPSVMEKPSAGSGILSRSRAKTAPNGGQPHSEDDSSEEEHSHDSMIRVGTNYQAVIPECKPESPARYSNKELKGMLVWSPNHCVSDAKLDKYIAMAKEKHGYNIEQALGMLLWHKHDVEKSLADLANFTPFPDEWTVEDKVLFEQAFGFHGKCFQRIQQMLPDKLIPSLVKYYYSWKKTRSRTSVMDRQARRLGGRKDKEDSDELEEGRGAVSEGEPDAGDPKREPLPSRPLNTRPGPGKKEVQVSQYRHHPLRTRRRPPKGMYLSPEGLTAVSGSPDLANLTLRGLDSQLISLKRQVQSMKQANSSLRQALEGGIDPLRPPEANTKFNSRWTTDEQLLAVQAIRRYGKDFGAIAEVIGNKTLTQVKTFFVSYRRRFNLEEVLQEWEAEQDGAPGAPVPMEQARRGAPLPAPALEEDDEVQITSVSTSVPRSVPPAPPPPPLPSSLSQPPPLLRPPLPTAPTLLRQPPPLQQGRFLQPRLAPNQPPPPLIRPALPASRHSARPGPQPPPTLIGAPLEPPAPSL, from the exons CCTCAGTGGCGACCTCTCCAGGCCGGGCCGCGCGTGGCACTCGAGGAGAGCGCGGTAACCACCGTCGCTCTCCGAAGGCTCCCGCGCCCCCGGGGGCAGCCGGGCGGGGTAATGCCCTCGGTGATGGAAAAGCCGAGTGCGGGCTCCGGGATCCTGTCCCGCAGCCGGGCCAAGACGGCGCCCAACGGCGGACAGCCGCACTCGGAGGATGACAGCAGCGAGGAGGAGCACTCGCACG ACAGCATGATCCGAGTTGGAACCAATTACCAGGCCGTAATTCCGGAGTGCAAGCCTG AGAGCCCAGCTCGCTACAGCAACAAGGAGCTGAAGGGGATGTTGGTGTGGTCACCCAACCACTGCGTGTCAGATGCTAAGC TTGACAAGTACATTGCTATGGCCAAGGAGAAGCATGGCTACAACATCGAGCAG GCACTGGGCATGCTCCTGTGGCATAAGCATGATGTGGAGAAGTCACTGGCTGACCTGGCCAACTTCACCCCGTTCCCTGATGAGTGGACCGTGGAGGATAAGGTGCTGTTCGAGCAGGCCTTCGGCTTCCACGGCAAGTGCTTCCAGCGGATCCAGCAGATG CTGCCTGACAAGCTCATTCCCAGCCTGGTGAAGTATTATTACTCTTGGAAGAAGACCCGCAGCCGAACCAGTGTGATGGACAGACAGGCACGGCGGCTGGGTGGCCGGAAGGACAAAGAAGACAG CGATGAGCTTGAAGAGGGACGAGGAGCCGTGAGTGAGGGAGAGCCAGATGCTGGAGACCCCAAGAGAGAG CCTCTGCCCTCTAGGCCCCTGAATACGCGCCCAGGCCCTGGAAAGAAGGAGGTCCAGGTGTCTCAGTACCGCCACCACCCGCTCCGAACCCGGCGACGCCCACCCAAGGGCATGTACCTGAGTCCTGAGGGCCTCACTGCAGTGTCAGGAAGCCCAGACCTTGCCAACCTCACACTCCGGGGACTCGATTCCCAGCTCATCTCCCTCAAACGCCAG GTGCAGAGCATGAAGCAGGCCAACAGCAGCCTCCGCCAAGCCCTGGAGGGTGGCATCGACCCACTCCGCCCCCCTGAG GCCAATACCAAGTTCAACTCCCGATGGACCACAGATGAGCAGCTTTTGGCTGTGCAAG CCATCCGTAGATATGGCAAAGACTTTGGGGCTATTGCCGAGGTGATCGGGAACAAGACTTTGACCCAGGTGAAGACCTTCTTTGTGAGCTACCGGCGCCGCTTCAATCTGGAGGAGGTGCTGCAGGAGTGGGAGGCCGAGCAGGATGGGGCCCCCGGAGCCCCAGTGCCCATGGAGCAGGCCAGGAGAGGGGCTCCCttgccagccccagccctagaggaGGACGATGAG gTCCAGATTACATCTGTCTCAACATCTGTGCCCAGATCGGTGCCCCCTGCACCGCCACCCCCTCCATTGCCCTCCTCGCTGTCCCAGCCTCCCCCGCTGCTGAGGCCACCTCTGCCCACGGCTCCCACCCTGCTTCGCCAGCCACCCCCACTACAGCAGGGCCGCTTCCTGCAGCCTCGGCTCGCTCCTAATCAGCCCCCTCCACCTCTCATCCGCCCGGCCTTGCCTGCCTCCCGCCACAGTGCCCGCCCTGGTCCTCAGCCCCCACCTACCCTGATCGGAGCCCCTCTGGAACCTCCAGCACCCTCACTCTGA
- the Rcor2 gene encoding REST corepressor 2 isoform X2, giving the protein MPSVMEKPSAGSGILSRSRAKTAPNGGQPHSEDDSSEEEHSHDSMIRVGTNYQAVIPECKPESPARYSNKELKGMLVWSPNHCVSDAKLDKYIAMAKEKHGYNIEQALGMLLWHKHDVEKSLADLANFTPFPDEWTVEDKVLFEQAFGFHGKCFQRIQQMLPDKLIPSLVKYYYSWKKTRSRTSVMDRQARRLGGRKDKEDSDELEEGRGAVSEGEPDAGDPKREPLPSRPLNTRPGPGKKEVQVSQYRHHPLRTRRRPPKGMYLSPEGLTAVSGSPDLANLTLRGLDSQLISLKRQVQSMKQANSSLRQALEGGIDPLRPPEANTKFNSRWTTDEQLLAVQAIRRYGKDFGAIAEVIGNKTLTQVKTFFVSYRRRFNLEEVLQEWEAEQDGAPGAPVPMEQARRGAPLPAPALEEDDEVQITSVSTSVPRSVPPAPPPPPLPSSLSQPPPLLRPPLPTAPTLLRQPPPLQQGRFLQPRLAPNQPPPPLIRPALPASRHSARPGPQPPPTLIGAPLEPPAPSL; this is encoded by the exons ATGCCCTCGGTGATGGAAAAGCCGAGTGCGGGCTCCGGGATCCTGTCCCGCAGCCGGGCCAAGACGGCGCCCAACGGCGGACAGCCGCACTCGGAGGATGACAGCAGCGAGGAGGAGCACTCGCACG ACAGCATGATCCGAGTTGGAACCAATTACCAGGCCGTAATTCCGGAGTGCAAGCCTG AGAGCCCAGCTCGCTACAGCAACAAGGAGCTGAAGGGGATGTTGGTGTGGTCACCCAACCACTGCGTGTCAGATGCTAAGC TTGACAAGTACATTGCTATGGCCAAGGAGAAGCATGGCTACAACATCGAGCAG GCACTGGGCATGCTCCTGTGGCATAAGCATGATGTGGAGAAGTCACTGGCTGACCTGGCCAACTTCACCCCGTTCCCTGATGAGTGGACCGTGGAGGATAAGGTGCTGTTCGAGCAGGCCTTCGGCTTCCACGGCAAGTGCTTCCAGCGGATCCAGCAGATG CTGCCTGACAAGCTCATTCCCAGCCTGGTGAAGTATTATTACTCTTGGAAGAAGACCCGCAGCCGAACCAGTGTGATGGACAGACAGGCACGGCGGCTGGGTGGCCGGAAGGACAAAGAAGACAG CGATGAGCTTGAAGAGGGACGAGGAGCCGTGAGTGAGGGAGAGCCAGATGCTGGAGACCCCAAGAGAGAG CCTCTGCCCTCTAGGCCCCTGAATACGCGCCCAGGCCCTGGAAAGAAGGAGGTCCAGGTGTCTCAGTACCGCCACCACCCGCTCCGAACCCGGCGACGCCCACCCAAGGGCATGTACCTGAGTCCTGAGGGCCTCACTGCAGTGTCAGGAAGCCCAGACCTTGCCAACCTCACACTCCGGGGACTCGATTCCCAGCTCATCTCCCTCAAACGCCAG GTGCAGAGCATGAAGCAGGCCAACAGCAGCCTCCGCCAAGCCCTGGAGGGTGGCATCGACCCACTCCGCCCCCCTGAG GCCAATACCAAGTTCAACTCCCGATGGACCACAGATGAGCAGCTTTTGGCTGTGCAAG CCATCCGTAGATATGGCAAAGACTTTGGGGCTATTGCCGAGGTGATCGGGAACAAGACTTTGACCCAGGTGAAGACCTTCTTTGTGAGCTACCGGCGCCGCTTCAATCTGGAGGAGGTGCTGCAGGAGTGGGAGGCCGAGCAGGATGGGGCCCCCGGAGCCCCAGTGCCCATGGAGCAGGCCAGGAGAGGGGCTCCCttgccagccccagccctagaggaGGACGATGAG gTCCAGATTACATCTGTCTCAACATCTGTGCCCAGATCGGTGCCCCCTGCACCGCCACCCCCTCCATTGCCCTCCTCGCTGTCCCAGCCTCCCCCGCTGCTGAGGCCACCTCTGCCCACGGCTCCCACCCTGCTTCGCCAGCCACCCCCACTACAGCAGGGCCGCTTCCTGCAGCCTCGGCTCGCTCCTAATCAGCCCCCTCCACCTCTCATCCGCCCGGCCTTGCCTGCCTCCCGCCACAGTGCCCGCCCTGGTCCTCAGCCCCCACCTACCCTGATCGGAGCCCCTCTGGAACCTCCAGCACCCTCACTCTGA